The genome window CAAAACTTAAAAGTTTCTGACTGTAATCAGCCACATCCATCGGCTGTAGCTGTCCGGCCTCATTCGCCTAATTTCCCCAGGATCGATCGTAATTTATGTCTTCAAATTCTCCCTCTTCTTGGCACACCGTAGCAATTGACAAAACTCTCAAGCAGCTAAGCAGCAACAAAGACGCTGGCTTGAGCAGCAAACAGGTGTCAGAACGCTTGCAGCAATACGGCCCCAACGAACTAGAAGAAACAGGAGGCCGCAGTCCGTGGTCGATTTTTGTCGATCAGTTCACCAACATCATGTTGTTGATGCTGATGGGTGTGGCCGTGATTTCGGCTTTTTTGGACATTCGGTCCAATACTTTTCCCAAAGACGCGATCGCCATTTTTGCGATCGTCATACTCAACGGCATTCTCGGCTATTTCCAAGAGCAAAGTGCTGAAAAAGCCCTCGCAGCACTCAAAAACCTCGCTTCTCCCCTAGTCAGAGTCCTGCGGGACGGCAAAACTTCGGACATAGCAGCCAAGGAACTCGTACCCGGAGACGTGATGCTGTTGGAGGCTGGGGTAAAAATAGCAGCAGACGCACGCTTGATCGAAACATCAAATCTGCAAGTCAGAGAATCTGCTTTGACAGGGGAAGCTCTAGCAGTAACCAAGCAAGCCGATCTAGAACTTCCAGAAGATGCTTCCTTGGGCGATCGACTCAACCTGATTTTTCAGGGTACAGAAGTTGTTCAGGGACGAGCAAAGGCGATCGTCACCAACACCGGAATGCAAACTGAACTGGGCAAAATTGCCGCCATGCTTCAGTCAGTAGAAAACGAACCGACTCCCCTGCAACAGCGGATGGATCAGTTGGGAAAGGTTCTAGTCTCCGGTGCCCTAACCTTAGTCGCAATTGTCGTCATCGGCGGCATGATTAGCTTCCAAAACGGCAGCATCGGATTCGATACCAGCAGGTTTGAAGAGTTGTTAGAAGTTTCTCTGAGCATGGCTGTGGCTGTTGTTCCCGAAGGACTCGCAGCAGTCGTGACAGTTACTCTGGCACTCGGAACTAGGCGGATGGTGAAGCGAAACGCCCTGATTCGCAAACTGCCTGCGGTAGAAACTTTGGGTTCGGTAACTACCATTTGTTCTGACAAAACAGGTACTCTGACTCAAAATAAAATGGTAGTTCAGCTAGTGTCTACGGGCGACTGCACTGTCGCCGTCGCAGGCGACGGCTATGCCCCGATCGGAGATTTTACCGATCGCCTGACATCGGCCAAAATTAATAATTTAGAGGAATATCCAGAACTCGAATCTTTATTAATTGCCTGTGCAGTTTGCAACGACGCAGTATTGCAACAAGAACAGCAAGAATGGCAGATTTTAGGCGACCCCACAGAAGGATCTCTGCTGTGTGTAGCGGGAAAAGCAGGCATTTATAAGGAAAAACAGTCTCAATTGCTGCCGCGGACGGCGGAATTTCCTTTTTCTTCGGAACGCAAGCGGATGAGCGTGATTTGCCAAGTGCCCGGCCGATCGGGACATTCGGGATTTCCCGCAGAAAAAGGACAGCAGCCGAATTATTTGATGCTGACCAAAGGTTCTCCAGAGTTGACTTTGGAGCGCTGCAAAGGCATTATAGTCGGCGATCGAGTACAAGCTTTAACCCAGGAAATGCGCGATCGCATCCTCGCCGAAAACAACAACATGGCAAGCCGCGGTTTGCGAGTCCTCGGGTTTGCGTACAAACTCTGGGAAAACCTGCCGCCCGAAGGTTCTGAGGAAACCAGCGAACAAGACATGATTTGGCTGGGACTCGTCAGTATGCTGGACGCCCCGCGGCCGGAAGTGCGGGAAGCAGTGGTGAAGTGCCGCAATGCAGGGATTCGGGTGGTGATGATTACAGGAGACCACCAGTTGACAGCAAAAGCCATCGCCTACGATTTAGGTATTGCTAGAGAGGGCGATCGAGTTCTCACCGGTCAAGAATTAGAAAAGCTCAGCCAAGAAGAACTCAAACAGCAAGTCGAACAAATTAGCGTTTACGCCCGCGTTTCCCCCGAACACAAATTGCGAATAGTCCAAGCTTTGCAAAGTTGGGGCAAATTTGTCGCGATGACCGGCGACGGCGTTAACGACGCCCCCGCCTTGAAACAAGCCGATATCGGCATCGCCATGGGGATTACCGGCACCGATGTCAGCAAAGAAGCTAGCGATATGGTGCTCCTCGACGACAACTTCGCAACTATTG of Oscillatoria nigro-viridis PCC 7112 contains these proteins:
- a CDS encoding cation-translocating P-type ATPase, which encodes MSSNSPSSWHTVAIDKTLKQLSSNKDAGLSSKQVSERLQQYGPNELEETGGRSPWSIFVDQFTNIMLLMLMGVAVISAFLDIRSNTFPKDAIAIFAIVILNGILGYFQEQSAEKALAALKNLASPLVRVLRDGKTSDIAAKELVPGDVMLLEAGVKIAADARLIETSNLQVRESALTGEALAVTKQADLELPEDASLGDRLNLIFQGTEVVQGRAKAIVTNTGMQTELGKIAAMLQSVENEPTPLQQRMDQLGKVLVSGALTLVAIVVIGGMISFQNGSIGFDTSRFEELLEVSLSMAVAVVPEGLAAVVTVTLALGTRRMVKRNALIRKLPAVETLGSVTTICSDKTGTLTQNKMVVQLVSTGDCTVAVAGDGYAPIGDFTDRLTSAKINNLEEYPELESLLIACAVCNDAVLQQEQQEWQILGDPTEGSLLCVAGKAGIYKEKQSQLLPRTAEFPFSSERKRMSVICQVPGRSGHSGFPAEKGQQPNYLMLTKGSPELTLERCKGIIVGDRVQALTQEMRDRILAENNNMASRGLRVLGFAYKLWENLPPEGSEETSEQDMIWLGLVSMLDAPRPEVREAVVKCRNAGIRVVMITGDHQLTAKAIAYDLGIAREGDRVLTGQELEKLSQEELKQQVEQISVYARVSPEHKLRIVQALQSWGKFVAMTGDGVNDAPALKQADIGIAMGITGTDVSKEASDMVLLDDNFATIVAAAEEGRVVYSNIRRFIKYILGSNIGEVLTIAAAPLLGLGGVPLTPLQILWMNLVTDGVPALALAVEPGEPNVMKRPPFSPRESIFARGLGSYMIRIGIIFAILTIAMMSWAYGYTTNPNHVGDPEAWKTMVFTTLCLAQMGHAIAVRSNTQLTIELNPFTNVFVWGAVIVTTILQLMLIYVPPLRSFFGTHYLTGFELLVCLGFSALMFVWIEMEKLFLRFYKSRK